In Citrus sinensis cultivar Valencia sweet orange chromosome 2, DVS_A1.0, whole genome shotgun sequence, a single genomic region encodes these proteins:
- the LOC127900217 gene encoding secreted RxLR effector protein 161-like, which produces MEKIPYSSAIGSLMYAQVCTRPDIAFIVGMLGRYLSNPGIDHWKAAKRVMRYLQRTKEYMLTYRRSDQLEIIGYSDSDFAGCQDSRRSTSGYIYMLAGGAISWRSAKQTLVASSTMAAEFVACYEASNQGIWLRNFVIGLRILEGVARPLKIFCDNKSAVLYSNNNRSSTKSKHIDIKFLVVKERVQSGQISIEHIGTNSMIADPLTKGLPPKVFHEHTAHMGVILLEDIQI; this is translated from the coding sequence ATGGAGAAGATTCCTTATTCTTCAGCTATAGGGAGTCTTATGTATGCTCAAGTATGTACGCGTCCAGATATTGCGTTCATAGTTGGCATGTTGGGCAGATATTTGAGCAATCCCGGGATAGATCATTGGAAAGCAGCCAAACGGGTTATGAGGTACTTACAGAGAACAAAAGAGTACATGCTCACATATAGGAGGTCGGATCAGTTAGAGATCATTGGGTATTCCGACTCTGATTTTGCTGGATGCCAAGATAGCCGAAGATCCACATCAGGCTATATTTACATGTTAGCTGGTGGAGCAATTTCTTGGAGATCTGCCAAGCAGACACTTGTAGCTTCATCGACTATGGCAGCAGAGTTTGTAGCATGTTATGAGGCGTCTAATCAAGGCATATGGTTGCGTAATTTTGTCATTGGGCTACGTATTCTAGAGGGTGTAGCAAGACCACTCAAGATATTTTGTGACAATAAGTCAGCAGTTTTATATTCCAACAACAACAGGAGCTCTACAAAGTCAAAACACATTGACATCAAGTTCCTTGTTGTGAAGGAAAGAGTGCAGAGTGGACAAATATCTATAGAGCACATTGGGACAAACTCCATGATAGCGGATCCGCTCACTAAAGGATTACCACCTAAAGTCTTTCATGAGCACACTGCTCATATGGGTGTGATTTTACTTGAAGATATTCAGATTTAG
- the LOC102624564 gene encoding uncharacterized protein LOC102624564 isoform X3, translated as MARALPRLNSTATAIMASATSATKETVLDGAHFQMKNRNARVLVLGGTGRVGGSTAVALSKLCPDLQIVVGSRNREKGAAMVSTLGKNSEFAEVNIYNEGSLLMALRDVDLVVHAAGPFQQAPKCTVLEAAIETKTAYIDVCDDTIYSQRAKSFKDRAIAANIPAITTGGIYPGVSNVMAAELVRVARNESKGEPERLRYYVRFSYYTAGTGGAGPTILATSFLLLGEEVVAYNKGEEITLEPYSGMLSVDFGKGIGRKDVFLLNLPEVRSAREVLGVPTVSARFGTAPFFWNWGMVTMQRLFPAEYLRDRSKVQQLVQLFDPVVRAFDGIAGERVSMRVDLECTDGRNTVGIFSHRRLSVSVGTAIAAFVLAVLEGATQPGVWFPEEPEGIAIEAREVLLKRASQGTINFVMNKAPWMVETEPKELGLGIYI; from the exons ATGGCGCGAGCTTTGCCTCGTTTGAATAGCACGGCCACGGCCATAATGGCCAGTGCTACAAGTGCTACTAAAGAGACAGTTCTTGACGGAGCTCACTTTCAAATGAAGAACCGAAATGCCCGCGTTTTGGTACTTGGAGGTACGGGTCGGGTCGGTGGATCCACTGCTGTTGCTCTCTCGAAGCTCTGCCCCGACCTTCAGATTGTAGTTGGCTCTCGAAACag GGAAAAAGGTGCTGCAATGGTCTCTACATTGGGGAAGAATTCTGAATTTGCTGAAGTTAACATTTACAATGAAGGCTCATTATTAATGGCTTTAAGAG ATGTGGATCTTGTGGTTCATGCAGCAGGACCTTTTCAACAGGCACCGAAATGCACTGTATTGGAAGCTGCCATAGAGACCAAG ACAGCATACATTGATGTTTGTGACGATACCATCTACTCCCAGCGTGCAAAATCCTTCAAGGACAGAGCAATAGCTGCAAACATTCCAGCCATAACCACTGGAGGAATCTATCCAGGAGTGAGCAATG TGATGGCAGCAGAGCTAGTTCGTGTTGCAAGAAATGAAAGCAAGGGAGAGCCGGAGAGGCTAAGGTACTATGTCCG ATTCTCCTACTATACAGCAGGCACGGGTGGTGCTGGCCCAACAATATTAGCCACTAGTTTTTTACTTCTTGGAGAGGAAGTTGTTGCATATAATAAAG GAGAGGAAATCACATTAGAGCCTTATAGTGGAATGCTCAGTGTTGACTTCGGGAAAGGGATTGGAAGGAAAGATGTCTTTCTGTT GAATTTACCAGAGGTGAGAAGTGCCCGTGAGGTCCTAGGAGTACCAACCGTCAGTGCTCGATTTGGAACTGCACCATTCTTCTGGAATTGGGGAATGGTAACCATGCAAAGGCTTTTTCCTGCA GAATATCTAAGAGACCGAAGCAAAGTCCAACAGTTAGTTCAATTGTTTGATCCTGTAGTTCGAGCGTTTGATGGGATTGCTGGAGAACGTGTATCAATGAG GGTTGATTTAGAATGCACGGATGGACGGAATACAGTTGGTATATTTAGTCACAGGAGGCTCTCAGT ATCTGTGGGAACAGCTATAGCTGCTTTTGTCCTTGCAGTTCTTGAGGGAGCCACGCAGCCAGGAGTATGGTTCCCCGAAGAG CCTGAAGGAATTGCAATTGAGGCAAGGGAAGTTCTTCTCAAACGCGCTTCACAAggaacaataaattttgtaatgaacaA GGCGCCATGGATGGTGGAAACAGAGCCGAAAGAGCTCGGATTAGGAATATACATATGA
- the LOC102624564 gene encoding uncharacterized protein LOC102624564 isoform X4 — MARALPRLNSTATAIMASATSATKETVLDGAHFQMKNRNARVLVLGGTGRVGGSTAVALSKLCPDLQIVVGSRNREKGAAMVSTLGKNSEFAEVNIYNEGSLLMALRDVDLVVHAAGPFQQAPKCTVLEAAIETKTAYIDVCDDTIYSQRAKSFKDRAIAANIPAITTGGIYPGVSNVMAAELVRVARNESKGEPERLRFSYYTAGTGGAGPTILATSFLLLGEEVVAYNKGEEITLEPYSGMLSVDFGKGIGRKDVFLLNLPEVRSAREVLGVPTVSARFGTAPFFWNWGMVTMQRLFPAEYLRDRSKVQQLVQLFDPVVRAFDGIAGERVSMRVDLECTDGRNTVGIFSHRRLSVSVGTAIAAFVLAVLEGATQPGVWFPEEPEGIAIEAREVLLKRASQGTINFVMNKAPWMVETEPKELGLGIYI; from the exons ATGGCGCGAGCTTTGCCTCGTTTGAATAGCACGGCCACGGCCATAATGGCCAGTGCTACAAGTGCTACTAAAGAGACAGTTCTTGACGGAGCTCACTTTCAAATGAAGAACCGAAATGCCCGCGTTTTGGTACTTGGAGGTACGGGTCGGGTCGGTGGATCCACTGCTGTTGCTCTCTCGAAGCTCTGCCCCGACCTTCAGATTGTAGTTGGCTCTCGAAACag GGAAAAAGGTGCTGCAATGGTCTCTACATTGGGGAAGAATTCTGAATTTGCTGAAGTTAACATTTACAATGAAGGCTCATTATTAATGGCTTTAAGAG ATGTGGATCTTGTGGTTCATGCAGCAGGACCTTTTCAACAGGCACCGAAATGCACTGTATTGGAAGCTGCCATAGAGACCAAG ACAGCATACATTGATGTTTGTGACGATACCATCTACTCCCAGCGTGCAAAATCCTTCAAGGACAGAGCAATAGCTGCAAACATTCCAGCCATAACCACTGGAGGAATCTATCCAGGAGTGAGCAATG TGATGGCAGCAGAGCTAGTTCGTGTTGCAAGAAATGAAAGCAAGGGAGAGCCGGAGAGGCTAAG ATTCTCCTACTATACAGCAGGCACGGGTGGTGCTGGCCCAACAATATTAGCCACTAGTTTTTTACTTCTTGGAGAGGAAGTTGTTGCATATAATAAAG GAGAGGAAATCACATTAGAGCCTTATAGTGGAATGCTCAGTGTTGACTTCGGGAAAGGGATTGGAAGGAAAGATGTCTTTCTGTT GAATTTACCAGAGGTGAGAAGTGCCCGTGAGGTCCTAGGAGTACCAACCGTCAGTGCTCGATTTGGAACTGCACCATTCTTCTGGAATTGGGGAATGGTAACCATGCAAAGGCTTTTTCCTGCA GAATATCTAAGAGACCGAAGCAAAGTCCAACAGTTAGTTCAATTGTTTGATCCTGTAGTTCGAGCGTTTGATGGGATTGCTGGAGAACGTGTATCAATGAG GGTTGATTTAGAATGCACGGATGGACGGAATACAGTTGGTATATTTAGTCACAGGAGGCTCTCAGT ATCTGTGGGAACAGCTATAGCTGCTTTTGTCCTTGCAGTTCTTGAGGGAGCCACGCAGCCAGGAGTATGGTTCCCCGAAGAG CCTGAAGGAATTGCAATTGAGGCAAGGGAAGTTCTTCTCAAACGCGCTTCACAAggaacaataaattttgtaatgaacaA GGCGCCATGGATGGTGGAAACAGAGCCGAAAGAGCTCGGATTAGGAATATACATATGA
- the LOC102624564 gene encoding uncharacterized protein LOC102624564 isoform X1 produces the protein MARALPRLNSTATAIMASATSATKETVLDGAHFQMKNRNARVLVLGGTGRVGGSTAVALSKLCPDLQIVVGSRNSVAEKILHTGREKGAAMVSTLGKNSEFAEVNIYNEGSLLMALRDVDLVVHAAGPFQQAPKCTVLEAAIETKTAYIDVCDDTIYSQRAKSFKDRAIAANIPAITTGGIYPGVSNVMAAELVRVARNESKGEPERLRYYVRFSYYTAGTGGAGPTILATSFLLLGEEVVAYNKGEEITLEPYSGMLSVDFGKGIGRKDVFLLNLPEVRSAREVLGVPTVSARFGTAPFFWNWGMVTMQRLFPAEYLRDRSKVQQLVQLFDPVVRAFDGIAGERVSMRVDLECTDGRNTVGIFSHRRLSVSVGTAIAAFVLAVLEGATQPGVWFPEEPEGIAIEAREVLLKRASQGTINFVMNKAPWMVETEPKELGLGIYI, from the exons ATGGCGCGAGCTTTGCCTCGTTTGAATAGCACGGCCACGGCCATAATGGCCAGTGCTACAAGTGCTACTAAAGAGACAGTTCTTGACGGAGCTCACTTTCAAATGAAGAACCGAAATGCCCGCGTTTTGGTACTTGGAGGTACGGGTCGGGTCGGTGGATCCACTGCTGTTGCTCTCTCGAAGCTCTGCCCCGACCTTCAGATTGTAGTTGGCTCTCGAAACag TGTCGCTGAGAAAATTTTGCATACCGGCAGGGAAAAAGGTGCTGCAATGGTCTCTACATTGGGGAAGAATTCTGAATTTGCTGAAGTTAACATTTACAATGAAGGCTCATTATTAATGGCTTTAAGAG ATGTGGATCTTGTGGTTCATGCAGCAGGACCTTTTCAACAGGCACCGAAATGCACTGTATTGGAAGCTGCCATAGAGACCAAG ACAGCATACATTGATGTTTGTGACGATACCATCTACTCCCAGCGTGCAAAATCCTTCAAGGACAGAGCAATAGCTGCAAACATTCCAGCCATAACCACTGGAGGAATCTATCCAGGAGTGAGCAATG TGATGGCAGCAGAGCTAGTTCGTGTTGCAAGAAATGAAAGCAAGGGAGAGCCGGAGAGGCTAAGGTACTATGTCCG ATTCTCCTACTATACAGCAGGCACGGGTGGTGCTGGCCCAACAATATTAGCCACTAGTTTTTTACTTCTTGGAGAGGAAGTTGTTGCATATAATAAAG GAGAGGAAATCACATTAGAGCCTTATAGTGGAATGCTCAGTGTTGACTTCGGGAAAGGGATTGGAAGGAAAGATGTCTTTCTGTT GAATTTACCAGAGGTGAGAAGTGCCCGTGAGGTCCTAGGAGTACCAACCGTCAGTGCTCGATTTGGAACTGCACCATTCTTCTGGAATTGGGGAATGGTAACCATGCAAAGGCTTTTTCCTGCA GAATATCTAAGAGACCGAAGCAAAGTCCAACAGTTAGTTCAATTGTTTGATCCTGTAGTTCGAGCGTTTGATGGGATTGCTGGAGAACGTGTATCAATGAG GGTTGATTTAGAATGCACGGATGGACGGAATACAGTTGGTATATTTAGTCACAGGAGGCTCTCAGT ATCTGTGGGAACAGCTATAGCTGCTTTTGTCCTTGCAGTTCTTGAGGGAGCCACGCAGCCAGGAGTATGGTTCCCCGAAGAG CCTGAAGGAATTGCAATTGAGGCAAGGGAAGTTCTTCTCAAACGCGCTTCACAAggaacaataaattttgtaatgaacaA GGCGCCATGGATGGTGGAAACAGAGCCGAAAGAGCTCGGATTAGGAATATACATATGA
- the LOC102624564 gene encoding uncharacterized protein LOC102624564 isoform X2 yields MARALPRLNSTATAIMASATSATKETVLDGAHFQMKNRNARVLVLGGTGRVGGSTAVALSKLCPDLQIVVGSRNSVAEKILHTGREKGAAMVSTLGKNSEFAEVNIYNEGSLLMALRDVDLVVHAAGPFQQAPKCTVLEAAIETKTAYIDVCDDTIYSQRAKSFKDRAIAANIPAITTGGIYPGVSNVMAAELVRVARNESKGEPERLRFSYYTAGTGGAGPTILATSFLLLGEEVVAYNKGEEITLEPYSGMLSVDFGKGIGRKDVFLLNLPEVRSAREVLGVPTVSARFGTAPFFWNWGMVTMQRLFPAEYLRDRSKVQQLVQLFDPVVRAFDGIAGERVSMRVDLECTDGRNTVGIFSHRRLSVSVGTAIAAFVLAVLEGATQPGVWFPEEPEGIAIEAREVLLKRASQGTINFVMNKAPWMVETEPKELGLGIYI; encoded by the exons ATGGCGCGAGCTTTGCCTCGTTTGAATAGCACGGCCACGGCCATAATGGCCAGTGCTACAAGTGCTACTAAAGAGACAGTTCTTGACGGAGCTCACTTTCAAATGAAGAACCGAAATGCCCGCGTTTTGGTACTTGGAGGTACGGGTCGGGTCGGTGGATCCACTGCTGTTGCTCTCTCGAAGCTCTGCCCCGACCTTCAGATTGTAGTTGGCTCTCGAAACag TGTCGCTGAGAAAATTTTGCATACCGGCAGGGAAAAAGGTGCTGCAATGGTCTCTACATTGGGGAAGAATTCTGAATTTGCTGAAGTTAACATTTACAATGAAGGCTCATTATTAATGGCTTTAAGAG ATGTGGATCTTGTGGTTCATGCAGCAGGACCTTTTCAACAGGCACCGAAATGCACTGTATTGGAAGCTGCCATAGAGACCAAG ACAGCATACATTGATGTTTGTGACGATACCATCTACTCCCAGCGTGCAAAATCCTTCAAGGACAGAGCAATAGCTGCAAACATTCCAGCCATAACCACTGGAGGAATCTATCCAGGAGTGAGCAATG TGATGGCAGCAGAGCTAGTTCGTGTTGCAAGAAATGAAAGCAAGGGAGAGCCGGAGAGGCTAAG ATTCTCCTACTATACAGCAGGCACGGGTGGTGCTGGCCCAACAATATTAGCCACTAGTTTTTTACTTCTTGGAGAGGAAGTTGTTGCATATAATAAAG GAGAGGAAATCACATTAGAGCCTTATAGTGGAATGCTCAGTGTTGACTTCGGGAAAGGGATTGGAAGGAAAGATGTCTTTCTGTT GAATTTACCAGAGGTGAGAAGTGCCCGTGAGGTCCTAGGAGTACCAACCGTCAGTGCTCGATTTGGAACTGCACCATTCTTCTGGAATTGGGGAATGGTAACCATGCAAAGGCTTTTTCCTGCA GAATATCTAAGAGACCGAAGCAAAGTCCAACAGTTAGTTCAATTGTTTGATCCTGTAGTTCGAGCGTTTGATGGGATTGCTGGAGAACGTGTATCAATGAG GGTTGATTTAGAATGCACGGATGGACGGAATACAGTTGGTATATTTAGTCACAGGAGGCTCTCAGT ATCTGTGGGAACAGCTATAGCTGCTTTTGTCCTTGCAGTTCTTGAGGGAGCCACGCAGCCAGGAGTATGGTTCCCCGAAGAG CCTGAAGGAATTGCAATTGAGGCAAGGGAAGTTCTTCTCAAACGCGCTTCACAAggaacaataaattttgtaatgaacaA GGCGCCATGGATGGTGGAAACAGAGCCGAAAGAGCTCGGATTAGGAATATACATATGA
- the LOC102624564 gene encoding uncharacterized protein LOC102624564 isoform X5 yields the protein MVSTLGKNSEFAEVNIYNEGSLLMALRDVDLVVHAAGPFQQAPKCTVLEAAIETKTAYIDVCDDTIYSQRAKSFKDRAIAANIPAITTGGIYPGVSNVMAAELVRVARNESKGEPERLRYYVRFSYYTAGTGGAGPTILATSFLLLGEEVVAYNKGEEITLEPYSGMLSVDFGKGIGRKDVFLLNLPEVRSAREVLGVPTVSARFGTAPFFWNWGMVTMQRLFPAEYLRDRSKVQQLVQLFDPVVRAFDGIAGERVSMRVDLECTDGRNTVGIFSHRRLSVSVGTAIAAFVLAVLEGATQPGVWFPEEPEGIAIEAREVLLKRASQGTINFVMNKAPWMVETEPKELGLGIYI from the exons ATGGTCTCTACATTGGGGAAGAATTCTGAATTTGCTGAAGTTAACATTTACAATGAAGGCTCATTATTAATGGCTTTAAGAG ATGTGGATCTTGTGGTTCATGCAGCAGGACCTTTTCAACAGGCACCGAAATGCACTGTATTGGAAGCTGCCATAGAGACCAAG ACAGCATACATTGATGTTTGTGACGATACCATCTACTCCCAGCGTGCAAAATCCTTCAAGGACAGAGCAATAGCTGCAAACATTCCAGCCATAACCACTGGAGGAATCTATCCAGGAGTGAGCAATG TGATGGCAGCAGAGCTAGTTCGTGTTGCAAGAAATGAAAGCAAGGGAGAGCCGGAGAGGCTAAGGTACTATGTCCG ATTCTCCTACTATACAGCAGGCACGGGTGGTGCTGGCCCAACAATATTAGCCACTAGTTTTTTACTTCTTGGAGAGGAAGTTGTTGCATATAATAAAG GAGAGGAAATCACATTAGAGCCTTATAGTGGAATGCTCAGTGTTGACTTCGGGAAAGGGATTGGAAGGAAAGATGTCTTTCTGTT GAATTTACCAGAGGTGAGAAGTGCCCGTGAGGTCCTAGGAGTACCAACCGTCAGTGCTCGATTTGGAACTGCACCATTCTTCTGGAATTGGGGAATGGTAACCATGCAAAGGCTTTTTCCTGCA GAATATCTAAGAGACCGAAGCAAAGTCCAACAGTTAGTTCAATTGTTTGATCCTGTAGTTCGAGCGTTTGATGGGATTGCTGGAGAACGTGTATCAATGAG GGTTGATTTAGAATGCACGGATGGACGGAATACAGTTGGTATATTTAGTCACAGGAGGCTCTCAGT ATCTGTGGGAACAGCTATAGCTGCTTTTGTCCTTGCAGTTCTTGAGGGAGCCACGCAGCCAGGAGTATGGTTCCCCGAAGAG CCTGAAGGAATTGCAATTGAGGCAAGGGAAGTTCTTCTCAAACGCGCTTCACAAggaacaataaattttgtaatgaacaA GGCGCCATGGATGGTGGAAACAGAGCCGAAAGAGCTCGGATTAGGAATATACATATGA